The following proteins are encoded in a genomic region of Diadema setosum chromosome 18, eeDiaSeto1, whole genome shotgun sequence:
- the LOC140241528 gene encoding coiled-coil domain-containing protein 172-like, whose product MRLIIMSLNELFVQILQSEQKARERKNLLNDIKSKIAATSHLLHTTQAKVLALHSDVSARTKELSAEELECRWVHNKESILTEQLTDLNGQKKALVEQMENLQTLQSKELEAFSANVSRFVEDYGLASKGHELRLCAVRERVAALKTRQAELMAELEVSRKQKDMLTSIDQERLAMEKENERLKQEIKDAESRLSKEKAKTAQLEAEKLQVAEKPHSDPEFKRLHAELEGCRDDSLEGLCQALQHQIDQLQRQQWQQQLHRQHSGAAAVKQEANPPVSIHQQTWTSSQGITVPYQQQSRHQGQIRQNPGTREEDGAKKTNKRPGSSKPSIKKLKSALRCQADEE is encoded by the exons ATGCGACTTATAATAATGAGCTTGAACGAGCTCTTCGTACAAATTCTGCAATCGGAACAGAAGGCGAGGGAACGGAAGAACCTCCTAAATGACA TAAAGAGCAAGATAGCAGCCACAAGCCATCTTCTGCACACTACACAGGCCAAGGTCCTGGCTCTGCATTCTGATGTATCTGCCAGG ACGAAGGAGTTATCAGCAGAGGAGCTTGAATGTCGATGGGTGCACAACAAAGAGTCCATATTGACAGAGCAATTGACAGATCTGAATGGGCAGAAGAAAGCCCTTGTTGAACAAATG GAAAACTTACAGACGCTACAGAGCAAGGAACTGGAGGCATTCTCTGCTAACGTGTCCAGATTTGTAGAGGACTACGGACTGGCCAGCAAGGGGCATGAGCTGAGATTGTGTGCAGTCAGGGAGAGAGTTGCAGCCTTGAAAACCAGGCAGGCAGAGTTGATGGCAG AGTTGGAGGTCAGCAGAAAACAGAAAGACATGCTGACGTCCATTGATCAGGAGAGGCTGGCAATGGAAAAGGAGAATGAAAGATTGAAACAGGAGATAAAAG ATGCTGAAAGCAGGCTGAGCAAGGAGAAAGCAAAGACTGCACAATTGGAAGCAGAAAAGTTGCAAGTTGCAGAAAAGCCCCATTCAGATCCTGAATTTAAAAG ACTTCATGCAGAGCTGGAGGGATGCCGAGACGACTCGCTGGAAGGCTTGTGCCAGGCCCTGCAGCACCAGATTGACCAACTACAGCGGCAGCAGTGGCAACAACAACTTCATCGGCAACACTCTGGGGCTGCTGCTGTCAAGCAAGAAGCTAATCCACCTGTGAGCATTCATCAG CAAACATGGACATCAAGTCAAGGTATCACAGTACCTTATCAACAGCAGAGTCGACACCAAGGCCAAATAAGACAG AATCCTGGTACAAGGGAAGAAGATGGAgccaagaaaacaaacaagagaccAGGCAGCAGTAAACCAAGCATCAAGAAACTGAAGAGCGCCCTCAGATGTCAAGCTGATGAAGAATAG